In a single window of the Pseudodesulfovibrio profundus genome:
- a CDS encoding HD domain-containing protein: protein MSQPFKDAVGFCKTIMRNGFDAYVVNVRLQALTLDESGDEKELDICTDAGLTELQKYFPNLEPSNDKGTIGTLVESGTTFYFYAADVDDASYISEAVSTMTPRLLKRLELRGDIPLSSVCPFIPKAKETYADFSDFAEGKIRFKGDPDQALKKDYSLAYRAMRFSANFDKEIDANSWAAIVRNAGHILEFVPMAEFLDEWHKVEAEAMYRFFELLFDSMLLHGLIPEVAALSRVKQIKNPETNEEETVFQHTLDVMKAYPEELPYDWKGTVACLLHDVGKLLTAEYYDGKWNFLQHHRVGAKATRRILKRLRFEEQDIDLICELVQNHMRPHFMLTDKGIRRLRSLDEYPRIMEMVKADIKARDGSWREFNHNLKMAERANIPDNEIEPLLDGNQIMELTQLKPGPVIGMIRDELLKAQIAGSVNDLDEAETFVKDYVTKNKI from the coding sequence ATGAGCCAGCCCTTTAAAGACGCTGTCGGTTTTTGTAAAACCATCATGCGAAACGGCTTTGACGCCTACGTGGTCAATGTCCGGCTTCAGGCTTTGACGTTGGACGAATCCGGTGATGAAAAGGAACTTGATATCTGCACGGACGCCGGTCTTACCGAGTTGCAGAAGTACTTCCCCAACCTTGAACCATCCAACGACAAGGGTACCATCGGCACACTGGTCGAAAGCGGCACCACCTTCTACTTCTATGCGGCCGATGTGGACGATGCCTCCTACATTTCGGAAGCCGTATCCACCATGACGCCCCGCCTGCTCAAACGCCTTGAGCTGCGCGGCGACATCCCGCTGTCGTCGGTCTGCCCGTTCATCCCCAAGGCAAAAGAAACCTACGCTGATTTCTCGGATTTCGCCGAAGGCAAGATCCGCTTCAAGGGCGACCCGGACCAGGCCCTCAAGAAAGACTACTCCCTCGCCTACCGCGCCATGCGCTTTTCCGCCAACTTCGACAAGGAAATCGACGCCAACTCCTGGGCCGCCATTGTTCGCAATGCCGGTCACATTCTGGAATTCGTTCCCATGGCCGAATTTCTCGACGAGTGGCACAAGGTCGAGGCCGAAGCAATGTACCGCTTCTTTGAACTGCTGTTCGACTCCATGCTGCTGCACGGCCTCATCCCCGAGGTTGCCGCGCTGTCACGGGTCAAGCAGATCAAGAATCCCGAGACCAACGAAGAGGAGACCGTGTTCCAGCACACCCTCGACGTCATGAAGGCCTACCCTGAAGAGCTACCCTACGACTGGAAAGGCACCGTCGCCTGTCTGCTCCACGATGTCGGCAAGCTCCTCACCGCCGAATATTACGATGGCAAGTGGAACTTCCTGCAGCACCACCGTGTTGGCGCCAAAGCCACACGCCGCATCCTCAAGCGTCTGCGCTTCGAGGAGCAGGATATCGACCTGATCTGCGAACTGGTCCAGAACCACATGCGCCCGCACTTCATGCTCACCGACAAGGGCATCCGCCGGTTGCGCTCCCTGGACGAGTACCCGCGCATCATGGAAATGGTCAAAGCGGATATCAAGGCCCGCGACGGCTCCTGGCGTGAGTTCAATCACAACCTCAAGATGGCTGAACGCGCCAACATCCCGGACAACGAAATCGAACCACTGCTCGACGGCAACCAGATCATGGAGCTGACCCAGCTCAAGCCGGGTCCGGTTATCGGCATGATCCGCGACGAGTTGCTCAAGGCGCAGATTGCCGGTTCGGTCAACGACCTCGACGAAGCCGAGACTTTCGTCAAGGATTACGTGACCAAGAACAAGATCTAA
- a CDS encoding dihydroorotase yields the protein MAKMDLIVRRAQLDGKEVDIFVADGKIAEVKPAAKELDAGDATVEEAFGLTVMASMTDVHVHLREPGFEYKEDVESGLRAAAWGGFSNILCMANTKPVNDDTAVTRLMLEQAEKFWPDGPRLFPIGALTKGLKGEELAPMAELAEAGCAAFSNDGVPVKSTELFRRAMEYASDWDRVVIDHCEDPYMGVAAGVNEGAVSSRLGLPAQPDMAEALQVARDVLLAEYLDIPIHLAHISCRKSVDFIRAAKERGVKVTAETAPHYLILTEDYLENEATEYDTNAKVNPPLRTPDDQQALLDALNDGTMDCFATDHAPHAAFEKETEFDVAPCGISGLDTALSVTWQLVRDGKLKKEAFTRAWTTAPCSIFNLPVNTFQPGDPADFFLFDESEEWTVCSESMHSKGKNTPLKGSNLKGRVKTHFIQGKKIV from the coding sequence ATGGCGAAGATGGATTTGATAGTTCGCAGAGCACAGTTGGACGGCAAGGAAGTGGATATCTTCGTTGCTGATGGAAAAATCGCAGAAGTAAAACCCGCCGCCAAGGAACTGGACGCAGGAGATGCCACCGTTGAAGAAGCTTTCGGGCTGACCGTGATGGCCTCCATGACCGATGTTCACGTTCATCTGCGCGAACCGGGATTCGAGTACAAGGAAGATGTGGAATCCGGTCTGCGGGCTGCCGCCTGGGGCGGATTTTCCAATATCCTGTGCATGGCCAACACCAAGCCGGTCAATGACGACACGGCCGTGACCCGACTGATGCTCGAACAGGCCGAGAAGTTCTGGCCCGACGGCCCCCGTCTTTTCCCCATCGGCGCCCTGACCAAGGGATTGAAAGGCGAAGAACTGGCCCCCATGGCCGAGCTGGCCGAAGCCGGATGCGCCGCCTTTTCCAACGACGGTGTGCCGGTCAAATCAACCGAGCTGTTCCGCCGCGCCATGGAGTACGCCTCCGACTGGGATCGCGTTGTCATCGACCACTGCGAAGACCCCTACATGGGAGTGGCTGCCGGAGTGAACGAGGGCGCTGTTTCCAGCCGACTGGGACTTCCTGCCCAGCCCGACATGGCCGAAGCACTGCAGGTGGCACGCGATGTCCTTCTGGCCGAATATCTCGACATCCCCATCCATCTGGCCCACATTTCATGCAGAAAGTCCGTGGACTTCATCCGCGCCGCCAAGGAGCGTGGCGTCAAGGTTACGGCTGAAACCGCGCCACACTATCTGATTCTGACCGAAGACTACCTCGAAAACGAGGCCACCGAGTACGATACCAACGCCAAGGTCAATCCGCCCCTGCGAACCCCTGACGATCAGCAGGCGCTGCTGGACGCCCTCAATGACGGGACCATGGATTGCTTTGCCACCGACCACGCCCCGCACGCCGCATTCGAGAAGGAAACAGAGTTCGATGTGGCTCCCTGCGGCATTTCCGGGCTGGACACCGCCCTTTCCGTCACATGGCAGTTGGTTCGCGACGGCAAGCTGAAAAAGGAAGCCTTCACCCGCGCCTGGACCACAGCGCCGTGCTCGATTTTCAATCTGCCGGTGAACACATTCCAGCCGGGCGATCCCGCCGACTTCTTCCTGTTTGACGAGTCCGAGGAGTGGACCGTATGCTCGGAGTCCATGCACTCCAAGGGAAAAAACACCCCGCTCAAGGGTTCCAACCTGAAAGGACGGGTAAAAACCCATTTCATTCAGGGGAAAAAGATTGTATAA
- a CDS encoding response regulator, which produces MEKRPHILVVDDSKSVRFALQTHLTEAGFDVTLAVDGEDGMSRAIDDDFDLVITDIDMPKMDGFELCSRLKKEYKTAGVPIIILSSRDSDESVEQGFRVGADAYLAKGGDIKGNIERIKDILNARSFLTGSRVLVVDDSSSVRLFLSSGLTEEGFVVRTANDGQEALAMVEEFEPHLIISDLMMPNMDGAELCRRLKKDDQHKKIPIIIMSSLGDKPIMRRLIREGAATFLIKPFTVTQLSIVIEEIFSSNFRLLMEEQERLRMEHQLTLAAIASLVQALEARDPVTRGHSERVAQVAVGIGEEMGFEPSELERLLLVGRLHDLGKIGVRDDVLLKKGSLDDVEYAHVKLHSNVVADILRPIKSLHDVLEVILFHHERWDGKGYPKGLKGEDIPLKARIVAVADVYEAVTSERPYRDSVPRGVAVDIITEERGRQLCPTCVDAFLKWFERTGGEIVVPEEYQQRPSA; this is translated from the coding sequence ATGGAAAAAAGACCGCATATACTTGTCGTAGATGACTCCAAATCCGTTCGGTTCGCATTGCAGACCCATCTGACCGAGGCCGGTTTCGACGTGACTTTGGCCGTTGATGGTGAAGACGGCATGTCCCGTGCCATTGATGACGACTTTGATCTGGTCATCACAGACATTGATATGCCGAAGATGGACGGCTTCGAGCTGTGCTCCCGACTCAAGAAGGAGTATAAAACAGCGGGTGTCCCCATCATCATTCTCTCTTCCAGGGATTCGGATGAAAGCGTTGAGCAGGGTTTTCGCGTCGGGGCTGATGCCTATCTGGCCAAAGGCGGGGACATAAAGGGCAATATTGAGCGCATCAAGGACATCCTCAATGCGCGCTCCTTCCTCACCGGAAGCCGGGTTCTTGTGGTGGACGATTCCTCCAGTGTACGCCTGTTCCTTTCATCAGGGCTGACCGAGGAAGGGTTCGTGGTCCGTACGGCCAATGATGGACAGGAAGCCCTTGCGATGGTCGAGGAGTTCGAGCCCCACCTGATCATCTCCGATCTGATGATGCCGAACATGGACGGAGCCGAGCTCTGCCGTCGGCTCAAGAAGGATGATCAGCACAAGAAGATCCCGATCATCATCATGTCATCACTGGGCGACAAGCCAATCATGCGGCGGTTGATACGTGAAGGTGCAGCCACTTTTCTGATCAAGCCGTTTACGGTGACGCAGCTTTCCATAGTTATTGAGGAAATATTTTCCTCTAATTTCCGCCTGCTCATGGAAGAGCAGGAACGGTTGCGCATGGAGCACCAGTTGACGCTGGCTGCAATCGCCAGTCTGGTGCAGGCATTGGAAGCTCGTGATCCGGTTACTCGCGGACACTCCGAGCGTGTGGCGCAGGTCGCTGTCGGCATTGGCGAGGAAATGGGCTTCGAGCCGAGTGAACTGGAAAGATTGCTACTTGTCGGCCGACTGCATGATCTCGGAAAGATCGGCGTGCGTGATGATGTGCTGCTCAAAAAAGGGTCGCTCGACGATGTGGAATACGCACACGTGAAGCTGCATTCCAATGTGGTGGCTGATATCCTGCGCCCAATCAAGAGCCTGCATGATGTTCTGGAAGTGATCTTGTTCCACCACGAGCGGTGGGACGGCAAAGGGTATCCGAAGGGACTCAAGGGCGAGGACATCCCACTCAAGGCCCGGATTGTCGCTGTTGCCGACGTCTATGAAGCCGTTACCTCCGAGCGCCCCTATCGGGACTCCGTACCCAGAGGCGTGGCCGTCGACATCATCACCGAGGAGCGCGGCCGCCAGTTGTGCCCGACCTGCGTGGATGCATTCCTGAAGTGGTTTGAGCGGACCGGCGGCGAGATCGTAGTCCCCGAGGAGTATCAGCAACGCCCCAGTGCGTAG
- a CDS encoding aspartate carbamoyltransferase catalytic subunit: protein MKWLHKDLLDVSQLSQSEVMAIFETAGRFQELQERPVKKVPTLKGRSVILFFAEPSTRTKTSFDVAGKRLSADTFSLAKSSSSLTKGETLKDTALTLQAMAPDAIVIRHWCSGAARFLADRLDCSIINAGDGRHAHPTQALLDSFTLHQEWGDLAGKTILILGDVAHSRVARSNVILLNKLGAKVRLCAPRTLLPHGVKTWPVEVYSDLNEASKGVDAIMCLRLQLERQKDGLLPDLREYARTYGLGPRHIDLANPDVKIMHPGPMNRGVEISSDLADCADSLVLDQVASGVVVRMALLFLYMTRKGDE from the coding sequence ATGAAATGGCTACACAAAGATTTGCTGGACGTTTCCCAGCTCTCCCAGTCCGAGGTTATGGCAATCTTCGAGACTGCCGGACGGTTTCAGGAGTTGCAGGAACGCCCCGTCAAAAAAGTACCAACCCTCAAGGGACGCAGCGTCATCCTCTTTTTCGCCGAGCCGAGCACGCGCACGAAAACGAGTTTCGACGTTGCAGGAAAACGGCTTTCGGCCGACACCTTTTCACTGGCGAAAAGCTCCTCCAGCCTGACCAAAGGGGAAACGCTCAAGGACACGGCCCTGACTCTCCAGGCCATGGCCCCGGATGCCATCGTCATCCGCCATTGGTGTTCCGGTGCAGCCCGCTTCCTTGCCGATCGACTGGACTGTTCCATCATCAACGCCGGTGACGGCCGCCACGCTCACCCCACGCAGGCCCTTCTCGATTCCTTCACCCTGCATCAGGAATGGGGCGATCTGGCCGGAAAGACCATCCTCATTCTCGGCGACGTGGCCCACTCCCGCGTGGCCCGCTCCAACGTCATCCTGCTGAACAAACTCGGGGCCAAGGTCCGCCTGTGCGCACCGCGTACCCTGCTGCCCCACGGTGTCAAAACCTGGCCGGTCGAAGTCTACTCCGACCTGAACGAAGCCTCAAAAGGGGTTGACGCCATCATGTGTCTGCGCCTGCAGCTTGAGCGGCAAAAAGACGGCCTGCTGCCGGATCTTCGCGAATACGCACGGACTTACGGACTTGGCCCGCGCCATATCGACCTTGCCAATCCCGACGTTAAGATCATGCACCCCGGTCCCATGAACCGCGGCGTGGAAATCTCGTCCGATCTGGCCGACTGCGCCGATTCGCTGGTGCTCGATCAGGTAGCCAGCGGCGTTGTCGTCCGTATGGCATTGCTCTTCCTGTACATGACGCGGAAGGGCGACGAATAA
- a CDS encoding DEAD/DEAH box helicase has translation MGRQVAHHRLIEGADSRFGEPRRPWPAALSGALSLMGVETLYAHQAEAADYIRAGRHVVVATPTASGKTYTYNLPVMEHCLADPEAKALYLFPLKALAQDQLKGFKELAALLPEERRPTAAIYDGDTTPHFRKKIRNSPPNVIMSNPEMVHLSMLPHHASWAEFLSGLTHIVVDEVHTYRGVMGSHMAMVFRRLLRLCEYYGARPTFIFCSATIGNPVELCHMLTGLEVHPILESGAARGGRHMVFLNPEGSPAQAAIQLLQAALARNLRTIVYCQSRKLTELIAMWATERSGQFKSKISAYRAGFLPEERREIEMKMADGELLAVISTSALELGIDIGGLDVCIMVGYPGSVMATQQRGGRVGRSQQESVVALIAQEDALDQYFMRNPDDFFSRPPESAMLNPHNPVIMDRHLICAAAELTLRRNETFLQEEAVSHRVEELVGLGHLFEVVNELPGHPTEIVSHRKRPHRDVDLRGAGQSMHIEDNTNGADKAPVIGTIDEHRAFREAHPGAVYLHRGQTYVVTDLDLGSKTVRSQKQRVGYYTKPRANKNTDILEVLGQKTCFGTRVYFGRLKVTEQITGYEKRSVRGGKLLGITPLDLPPLVFETEGVWFEIGHDVRRRCEDEFMHFMGGIHAFEHAAIGMLPLLVMTDRNDLGGISTPMHPQVDGPAVFIYDGMPGGAGLTRQAFDKADELVKTTLRTIEVCECEFGCPSCVHSPKCGSGNRPIDKRAAQFVLEAIVSGDPKSIEPKDIDVNLPGIDMRRPAPKRYGVLDIETRYSADEVGGWNRADRMGVSIACLYDSEDGTMHDYEQDQMDDLVAHLQRFDLVIGFNHVKFDYAVLGGLHPFNFRGLPNLDLLVEVNNRLGYRLKLDNIAQATLDVGKSADGLQALKWWKEGRLDLITEYCRQDVEVTRDVYLYGREHGHVFFTNKAGQKVKLPIEW, from the coding sequence ATGGGCCGTCAGGTGGCCCATCATCGTCTTATTGAGGGTGCCGACTCCCGGTTCGGCGAACCCCGTCGCCCATGGCCTGCCGCCCTTTCGGGCGCCCTGTCGCTCATGGGTGTCGAAACGCTCTACGCCCATCAGGCCGAAGCAGCCGATTATATCCGTGCAGGTCGACATGTGGTGGTGGCAACCCCCACGGCCAGCGGCAAGACGTACACGTACAACCTGCCGGTCATGGAACACTGCCTGGCCGACCCCGAGGCCAAGGCGCTCTATCTGTTCCCGCTCAAAGCGCTGGCCCAGGATCAGCTTAAAGGGTTCAAGGAGCTTGCCGCCCTGCTGCCGGAGGAGCGACGTCCCACCGCTGCCATCTATGACGGCGACACCACCCCCCATTTCCGCAAGAAAATCCGCAATTCACCGCCCAATGTGATCATGTCCAACCCGGAGATGGTGCACCTTTCCATGCTGCCCCACCATGCCTCGTGGGCTGAATTTCTGTCCGGGCTGACACACATCGTTGTGGATGAAGTACACACATACCGCGGTGTCATGGGATCGCACATGGCCATGGTTTTCCGACGTCTGCTCCGGCTGTGCGAATATTACGGTGCACGCCCCACGTTCATCTTCTGCTCGGCCACCATCGGCAACCCCGTGGAGCTGTGCCACATGCTCACCGGGCTTGAGGTCCACCCCATATTGGAATCCGGGGCAGCCCGTGGCGGGCGGCACATGGTCTTTCTTAATCCCGAGGGATCACCGGCTCAGGCAGCCATACAGTTGCTACAGGCAGCGCTGGCCCGAAACCTGCGAACCATCGTCTATTGCCAGTCCCGTAAGCTGACCGAACTCATTGCCATGTGGGCCACCGAGCGCAGCGGCCAGTTCAAGTCGAAAATCTCCGCATACCGTGCCGGATTTCTGCCGGAGGAACGGCGGGAAATCGAAATGAAGATGGCGGACGGCGAGTTGCTCGCGGTCATCTCCACCTCCGCACTGGAGCTGGGTATCGATATCGGCGGCCTCGATGTCTGCATCATGGTCGGCTACCCCGGCTCGGTCATGGCCACGCAGCAACGGGGCGGTCGCGTGGGGCGCAGCCAGCAGGAATCGGTGGTCGCGCTCATTGCCCAGGAAGATGCGCTGGACCAATATTTCATGCGCAATCCCGACGATTTTTTTTCCCGTCCGCCCGAATCGGCCATGCTCAATCCGCATAACCCTGTGATCATGGATCGCCATCTTATTTGTGCGGCAGCCGAGTTGACCCTTCGACGCAACGAGACATTTCTTCAGGAGGAAGCGGTATCCCACCGGGTGGAAGAGCTGGTCGGGTTGGGCCATCTCTTTGAGGTCGTCAACGAACTGCCCGGCCATCCCACGGAGATCGTTTCCCACCGCAAGCGGCCACACCGCGACGTGGACCTGCGCGGCGCCGGTCAATCCATGCACATCGAAGACAACACCAATGGCGCTGACAAGGCACCGGTCATCGGCACCATCGATGAACACCGCGCCTTTCGCGAAGCGCATCCCGGAGCCGTTTATCTGCACCGGGGCCAGACGTACGTGGTCACCGATCTTGATCTTGGCAGCAAGACGGTTCGGAGCCAGAAGCAGCGGGTGGGCTATTACACCAAACCCCGCGCCAACAAGAACACCGACATCCTCGAAGTTCTCGGGCAAAAGACGTGCTTCGGCACGCGGGTCTATTTCGGCCGGCTCAAGGTCACCGAACAGATCACCGGCTATGAAAAACGCTCGGTGCGCGGCGGCAAACTGCTGGGCATCACGCCGCTGGACCTCCCCCCGCTGGTCTTTGAGACCGAGGGCGTCTGGTTTGAAATCGGGCATGATGTACGGCGGCGCTGCGAAGATGAATTCATGCACTTCATGGGCGGTATCCACGCCTTCGAACATGCGGCCATCGGCATGCTGCCGCTGCTGGTCATGACCGACCGCAACGATCTGGGCGGCATATCCACTCCCATGCATCCGCAGGTGGATGGACCCGCTGTTTTCATTTACGATGGCATGCCCGGCGGCGCAGGGTTGACCCGCCAGGCTTTTGACAAGGCCGATGAGCTGGTCAAGACCACACTGCGAACTATTGAAGTGTGCGAGTGCGAATTCGGATGCCCGTCATGCGTCCATTCGCCCAAGTGCGGGTCCGGCAACCGCCCCATTGACAAGCGGGCCGCCCAATTCGTGTTGGAAGCCATTGTCAGCGGCGACCCCAAATCCATCGAACCAAAGGATATTGACGTGAATCTTCCCGGTATAGACATGCGCAGGCCCGCCCCGAAGCGTTACGGGGTGCTGGACATCGAAACCCGCTACTCCGCAGATGAAGTCGGCGGTTGGAATCGGGCCGACAGAATGGGCGTTTCCATTGCCTGCCTGTATGATTCCGAAGACGGGACCATGCACGATTACGAACAGGATCAGATGGATGATCTGGTCGCGCATCTGCAACGGTTCGATCTGGTCATCGGATTCAATCATGTCAAATTCGACTATGCCGTACTGGGCGGTCTGCACCCTTTCAATTTCCGGGGACTGCCCAATCTGGATCTGCTGGTTGAAGTAAACAACCGCTTGGGGTACCGTCTTAAGCTGGATAATATAGCTCAGGCTACACTCGATGTGGGAAAATCCGCAGATGGGTTGCAGGCGCTGAAGTGGTGGAAGGAAGGACGACTCGATCTCATCACCGAGTATTGTCGTCAGGATGTGGAGGTCACGCGTGATGTCTACCTGTATGGCCGGGAACACGGCCACGTCTTCTTCACCAACAAAGCAGGACAGAAGGTCAAGCTGCCCATAGAGTGGTAA
- a CDS encoding tetratricopeptide repeat protein, which yields MSISRSFAAVVFLLTVPVLCVAFALPELGAALRHDAHAGDADAQYELARMYFEGDGVEQSTDQGIHWMMESANSGNPYAQLTYGLMLMGGQEVPQDMDKGLAMVRSAAEQELAEAQGVMSMAYGKGIGVQPDTQLFLYWMRRAASNGDAMSQFNLAVANLTGKFMPQNAGEGMYWLKLAANGGFLDAQVTLGEILLNGLGREPDIVEACKWFAIAGSQGHPKGNYLLGQVSPLMTQDQRDEAADRAKEWLRRQQAHMQAG from the coding sequence ATGTCCATCTCCCGATCCTTCGCCGCTGTTGTCTTTCTCCTGACTGTTCCGGTTCTTTGCGTCGCCTTTGCCCTGCCCGAGCTGGGCGCGGCACTCCGACACGATGCCCACGCCGGTGATGCGGATGCCCAGTACGAGCTGGCCCGCATGTATTTTGAAGGTGATGGAGTCGAACAGAGCACGGATCAGGGTATCCACTGGATGATGGAATCGGCCAATAGCGGCAACCCATACGCCCAACTAACCTATGGCCTCATGCTCATGGGCGGGCAGGAGGTGCCGCAGGATATGGACAAAGGCCTTGCCATGGTCCGTTCTGCCGCAGAGCAGGAACTGGCCGAAGCCCAGGGTGTGATGTCCATGGCTTACGGCAAGGGCATCGGCGTCCAGCCCGACACACAACTCTTCCTCTACTGGATGCGCCGCGCTGCCAGCAACGGGGATGCCATGAGTCAGTTCAATCTGGCCGTAGCCAACCTGACCGGCAAATTCATGCCGCAAAATGCCGGTGAAGGGATGTACTGGTTGAAGCTCGCTGCCAACGGCGGGTTTCTCGACGCACAGGTGACGCTGGGCGAGATTCTCCTGAACGGCCTCGGGCGCGAGCCGGATATCGTGGAAGCGTGCAAGTGGTTCGCCATTGCCGGGAGCCAGGGGCACCCCAAGGGCAACTACCTGTTAGGGCAGGTCTCGCCGCTCATGACGCAGGATCAACGGGATGAAGCCGCTGACCGGGCCAAGGAATGGCTGCGCAGACAGCAGGCGCACATGCAGGCCGGTTGA
- a CDS encoding TAXI family TRAP transporter solute-binding subunit, with protein MRILKFFKSHHTMSFFIYGGAACLLAAALWLAYQYVEPAPPSKVTIASGGPTGAYYGYAREYAAFFAKHGIELEVVESKGSIDNLDLLADPDNPVDAAFVQGGVSTPEQYPDLRSLGSLYYEPLWIFHRSNVSFTMLNDLKGMRVAIGAEGSGTNHVVKKLLAQNGITEDNATLIEKGAGSAVSDMLNDQVDVVFFFSGVGSGVIDSLRDSGGVIRLFSVERSPAYVRSHRYLQHLVLPEGALDIATNLPDRDVNMLAPSANLVVNKDLHPAISYLFLLAAKEIHNDGDIFAMPGTQPNNKSTIFPLTEEAENYYKSGPPLLMRYMPYTWAVNFERLKIMLIPLLTLLFPLFKITPPAYRWQIRRRIFKWYKDLKEFDLKAYDIETAEEALAMREELDELGRAVMDTSVPLSYLDYIYSLKIHIRMIQDRLDEVIKAQLPLERAVGDSVSETKSSAS; from the coding sequence ATGCGTATACTCAAGTTCTTCAAATCCCACCATACCATGTCGTTTTTCATCTATGGCGGCGCGGCCTGTCTGCTGGCTGCGGCGCTCTGGCTTGCTTACCAATACGTGGAGCCAGCGCCGCCGAGCAAGGTGACCATCGCATCAGGTGGACCAACTGGCGCGTATTATGGATATGCTCGAGAATACGCCGCTTTTTTTGCCAAGCACGGCATCGAGCTTGAGGTGGTCGAGAGCAAAGGGTCCATAGACAACCTTGATCTATTGGCCGACCCGGACAATCCGGTGGATGCGGCGTTCGTTCAGGGTGGTGTCAGCACGCCGGAACAGTATCCTGACCTGCGCAGTCTCGGCTCGCTCTATTATGAGCCGCTGTGGATTTTCCATCGGAGCAATGTTTCCTTTACAATGCTCAATGACCTCAAAGGAATGCGGGTCGCCATCGGCGCAGAGGGAAGCGGCACCAACCATGTGGTCAAGAAGCTGCTGGCCCAGAACGGTATCACTGAAGACAACGCGACACTCATCGAAAAAGGGGCTGGCAGCGCGGTATCCGACATGCTCAACGATCAGGTGGATGTGGTCTTCTTTTTCTCCGGGGTGGGGTCCGGGGTTATCGATTCCCTGCGTGACTCCGGCGGGGTGATTCGGCTGTTCTCGGTGGAGCGAAGCCCAGCGTATGTTCGGTCCCACCGCTACTTGCAGCATCTGGTACTCCCTGAAGGAGCATTGGATATCGCCACCAATCTGCCGGATCGTGACGTGAACATGCTCGCGCCTTCGGCCAACCTCGTGGTGAACAAGGACCTCCATCCCGCCATCAGCTACCTGTTCTTGTTGGCTGCGAAGGAAATCCATAATGATGGTGATATCTTTGCCATGCCCGGCACTCAGCCGAACAATAAAAGCACCATCTTCCCGCTGACGGAAGAGGCCGAGAACTATTACAAGTCCGGGCCGCCGCTGCTCATGCGCTACATGCCGTACACCTGGGCCGTGAATTTTGAGCGCCTCAAGATCATGCTTATCCCGCTGCTGACCCTGCTGTTCCCGCTCTTCAAAATCACGCCCCCGGCGTATCGCTGGCAGATTCGCCGCCGCATCTTCAAGTGGTACAAGGACCTTAAGGAGTTTGACCTGAAAGCCTATGACATCGAGACAGCCGAGGAAGCGCTGGCCATGCGCGAGGAGCTTGATGAATTGGGCCGGGCGGTCATGGATACATCCGTTCCCCTCTCCTATCTCGATTACATCTACTCGCTGAAAATCCACATCAGGATGATTCAGGATCGGCTGGATGAAGTGATCAAGGCGCAGCTCCCATTGGAGCGTGCTGTCGGTGATTCGGTTTCCGAAACGAAGAGCAGCGCGTCCTAA